In Kineococcus rhizosphaerae, the following proteins share a genomic window:
- a CDS encoding ubiquinol-cytochrome c reductase iron-sulfur subunit, with translation MDDPTPHHPLARAVLTRRRALAAGGGTLGAGAVLAACGSDETTTTPGAAGSSSSDASTGAGTPGQLTPLADVPVGSGIVVQNADGAAVVVVQPEAGQVAAFSGLCTHQGCAVAVKDSELDCPCHGSRFELFTGKVLKGPATEPLKAVDVKVDGDAVVQA, from the coding sequence GTGGACGACCCGACGCCCCACCACCCGCTCGCCCGCGCCGTCCTGACGCGCCGACGGGCCCTGGCCGCCGGTGGCGGCACGCTCGGAGCCGGTGCCGTGCTCGCCGCCTGCGGCAGCGACGAGACGACCACCACCCCCGGCGCCGCAGGCAGCAGCAGCTCGGACGCCTCCACCGGTGCGGGCACCCCGGGGCAGCTCACCCCGCTCGCCGACGTCCCCGTCGGCTCCGGGATCGTGGTCCAGAACGCCGACGGAGCCGCGGTCGTCGTCGTCCAGCCCGAGGCGGGCCAGGTGGCGGCCTTCAGCGGCCTGTGCACCCACCAGGGGTGCGCCGTGGCGGTGAAGGACTCCGAGCTCGACTGCCCCTGCCACGGGTCCCGCTTCGAACTGTTCACGGGCAAGGTCCTGAAGGGTCCGGCGACCGAACCCCTCAAGGCCGTCGACGTGAAGGTCGACGGGGACGCGGTCGTCCAAGCCTGA
- a CDS encoding site-specific integrase, protein MSATGPDEVPAELAAALLPPLDPPPVFDADTLSTWFASLDPVRRGVRAPGTWRAYAVDLAHFAEWCALHDLQPLPAAAETVADYLVAHVEKLSVATLQRRLAAIAVAHGVIGVPSPTDGEHVGLVWRGLRRVHEPGRRRRRVDALETRNLADLVAPLTDTVMDHRDRALLVLGFAGALRRSELSALEVGDVVVEPGRLLLTVRAAGARAERVVELPRGKRLETCPVRSWRKWAEVARLAEGPAFRRMTKGGKSLRPERLGDRGVAEVVKRRTLDVGLDPSLFSGHSLRAGFVTSAARAGVPGVSIARQTGHRSAAALAACVREERPFPGNPAAHVGL, encoded by the coding sequence GTGAGCGCCACCGGTCCCGACGAGGTCCCCGCGGAACTCGCTGCAGCCCTGCTCCCCCCGCTGGACCCCCCGCCGGTCTTCGACGCGGACACCCTCAGCACCTGGTTCGCCTCCCTCGACCCGGTGCGCCGCGGGGTGCGGGCACCCGGCACCTGGCGCGCCTACGCGGTCGACCTCGCGCACTTCGCCGAGTGGTGCGCACTGCACGACCTGCAGCCGCTGCCCGCGGCGGCCGAGACGGTGGCCGACTACCTCGTCGCGCACGTCGAGAAGCTGTCCGTCGCCACCCTGCAGCGCCGGCTGGCCGCGATCGCCGTGGCGCACGGCGTCATCGGGGTCCCCTCCCCCACCGACGGCGAGCACGTCGGCCTCGTGTGGCGGGGCTTGCGCCGCGTCCACGAGCCCGGACGCCGCCGCCGCCGGGTCGACGCGCTGGAGACCAGGAACCTCGCCGACCTGGTGGCCCCGCTGACCGACACCGTCATGGACCACCGCGACCGTGCGCTGCTGGTCCTGGGCTTCGCCGGGGCCCTGCGCCGCTCGGAACTGAGCGCCCTGGAGGTCGGCGACGTCGTGGTCGAGCCCGGCCGCCTGCTCCTGACGGTCCGCGCCGCGGGCGCCCGCGCCGAACGCGTCGTGGAACTGCCTCGCGGCAAGCGCCTGGAGACGTGTCCCGTGCGGTCGTGGCGCAAGTGGGCTGAGGTGGCCCGCCTCGCCGAGGGGCCAGCGTTCCGCCGGATGACCAAGGGCGGCAAGTCGTTGCGACCGGAGCGGCTCGGCGACCGCGGGGTCGCCGAGGTCGTCAAGCGCCGGACCCTCGACGTGGGGCTGGACCCGAGCCTGTTCTCCGGGCACAGCCTGCGGGCCGGGTTCGTGACCTCCGCCGCCCGCGCCGGCGTCCCCGGGGTGTCCATCGCCCGGCAGACCGGTCACCGGTCGGCGGCGGCCCTGGCGGCCTGCGTGCGCGAGGAGCGGCCGTTCCCGGGCAACCCCGCTGCCCACGTGGGTCTCTGA
- a CDS encoding M15 family metallopeptidase, which translates to MPPLLPSPSRRRTTAATSVGLAALLLTVAAPQVAQAAPPAPAATTAQAPAPTLSDVAARAAAALEAYQQAAQAQTDAQTAADAAQADLAVADAAVEARRTELGTWASQAYRGTTGMHQLSTVTALLDPQTTQDVGWTLAALDRVSGEYERAVEASEAARRTRATAAATAAAAVEQARTSAEAALAAKTSAEALVQQQLVAYAAAQRTSAGLDALTPDPAVVERARERLSTTATCTGATLSGYANGLLPVEALCPLYGAPGKVLRADAAHAFEGLSQAFEAQFGVPLAVTDAYRSLAEQVDVKARKPGLAAVPGTSRHGLGLAVDLGGGVQDANAVQHQWLDRNAALFGFVNPAWAQGSPGPFEPWHWEYVAL; encoded by the coding sequence GTGCCCCCGCTCCTGCCGTCCCCGTCCCGTCGACGCACCACCGCCGCCACCTCCGTGGGCTTGGCCGCCCTGCTGCTCACCGTCGCCGCGCCGCAGGTCGCGCAGGCCGCTCCCCCCGCACCGGCCGCAACCACCGCGCAGGCGCCGGCCCCGACGCTGAGCGACGTCGCCGCGCGGGCCGCGGCGGCGCTGGAGGCCTACCAGCAGGCCGCGCAGGCCCAGACCGACGCGCAGACCGCGGCCGACGCCGCGCAGGCGGACCTGGCCGTGGCCGACGCGGCCGTCGAGGCACGGCGCACCGAGCTCGGCACCTGGGCCTCGCAGGCGTACCGGGGGACGACGGGCATGCACCAGCTGTCCACCGTCACGGCTCTGCTGGACCCGCAGACGACCCAGGACGTGGGGTGGACGCTCGCCGCCCTCGACCGCGTCAGCGGTGAGTACGAACGCGCCGTCGAGGCGAGCGAAGCCGCCCGACGGACACGCGCGACGGCTGCGGCCACGGCGGCGGCAGCCGTCGAGCAGGCCAGGACGAGCGCGGAGGCCGCCCTCGCGGCCAAGACGTCCGCCGAGGCGCTCGTCCAGCAGCAGCTCGTGGCCTACGCCGCGGCGCAGCGCACGTCCGCGGGTCTGGACGCGCTGACGCCGGACCCGGCCGTCGTCGAGCGCGCCCGCGAACGCCTGTCCACGACCGCGACCTGCACGGGCGCGACGTTGAGCGGGTACGCCAACGGCCTGCTGCCGGTGGAAGCGCTGTGCCCGCTGTACGGCGCCCCGGGCAAGGTCCTGCGCGCCGACGCGGCGCACGCCTTCGAAGGGCTGTCCCAGGCGTTCGAGGCGCAGTTCGGCGTACCGCTGGCGGTGACGGACGCCTACCGTTCGCTGGCCGAGCAGGTGGACGTGAAGGCCCGCAAGCCCGGGCTGGCGGCGGTGCCGGGCACGTCCCGGCACGGGCTGGGGCTGGCCGTCGACCTGGGGGGCGGCGTACAGGACGCGAACGCCGTGCAGCACCAGTGGCTGGACCGCAACGCGGCGCTGTTCGGGTTCGTGAACCCGGCGTGGGCCCAGGGCTCCCCCGGGCCGTTCGAGCCGTGGCACTGGGAGTACGTGGCGCTCTGA
- a CDS encoding helix-turn-helix transcriptional regulator — protein sequence MSAEGTTERVLRLLGLLQHRPRWTAADLAAELGVTDRCVRRDVARLRTLGYPVHAVPGAGGGYQLGAGTRLPPLLLDEEETVATAVALRLAAGAGIAGAGDAALRALTKLDQVMPPALRHRVRAVHDATDTLHAPGRTTEVDPELLATLARACRDTVRVRFTHSRTPDGPRTERTVEPLRLVTTGQRWYLVAYDLDRADWRTFRLDRVQDTDVTTWRFHPRDHPDPVTLVQDALTVTPYRLSARIRVHAPVEQVRDLVPETVGRVEPDGPEHCLLLVAADDPAWIVAHTARLGLPAEFLEPAELRAAAARTLAHLTVTDQHP from the coding sequence GTGAGCGCCGAAGGCACCACCGAACGCGTCCTGCGCCTCCTCGGGCTCCTGCAGCACCGCCCCCGCTGGACCGCCGCCGACCTCGCCGCCGAGCTCGGCGTCACCGACCGCTGCGTCCGCCGCGACGTCGCACGCCTGCGCACCCTCGGCTACCCCGTCCACGCCGTCCCCGGCGCCGGTGGCGGCTACCAGCTCGGAGCCGGTACGCGCCTGCCACCCCTGCTCCTGGACGAGGAGGAGACCGTGGCCACCGCCGTCGCCCTGCGGCTGGCCGCCGGCGCCGGCATCGCCGGAGCCGGCGACGCCGCCCTGCGCGCCCTCACCAAGCTCGACCAGGTCATGCCCCCCGCCCTGCGCCACCGCGTGCGCGCCGTCCACGACGCCACCGACACCCTCCACGCCCCCGGCCGGACCACCGAGGTCGACCCCGAACTGCTCGCCACGCTCGCCCGGGCCTGCCGCGACACCGTCCGCGTCCGCTTCACCCACTCCCGCACCCCCGACGGGCCGCGCACCGAACGGACCGTCGAACCGCTGCGCCTGGTCACCACCGGCCAGCGCTGGTACCTCGTCGCCTACGACCTCGACCGCGCCGACTGGCGGACCTTCCGCCTGGACCGCGTCCAGGACACCGACGTCACCACCTGGCGGTTCCACCCCCGCGACCACCCCGACCCCGTCACCCTCGTCCAGGACGCCCTCACCGTCACCCCCTACCGGCTGAGCGCGCGCATCCGCGTCCACGCCCCCGTCGAGCAGGTCCGCGACCTCGTCCCCGAGACCGTCGGCCGCGTCGAACCCGACGGTCCCGAGCACTGCCTGCTCCTCGTCGCCGCCGACGACCCCGCCTGGATCGTCGCCCACACCGCCCGCCTCGGCCTGCCCGCCGAGTTCCTCGAACCCGCCGAGCTGCGCGCCGCCGCCGCCCGCACCCTCGCCCACCTCACCGTCACCGACCAGCACCCCTGA
- a CDS encoding alpha/beta hydrolase family protein, protein MAEQVSFLSSTGHRLAGLLDVPEGPVRGWGVFAHGFTLGKDSPAAARICKGLAEEGIGMLRFDNLGLGGSEGDWGDGSFTHKVDDTVLAAAHLAERGTPAALLVGHSFGGAAVLAAAGRIPGLQAVVSVGAPSEPRHVEHNYDALVDRVLADGHAEWLVGGRALTLKRAFIEDVRAADLKQHVRHLTVPLLVMHSPTDSTVNVENASAIFRAAPHPRSFISLEGSDHLLTARGQARRAARIISAWADQYLTAPERTSAPPGP, encoded by the coding sequence ATGGCCGAGCAGGTGTCGTTCCTCAGCTCGACCGGCCACCGGCTGGCCGGTCTCCTCGACGTCCCCGAGGGCCCGGTGCGCGGCTGGGGCGTCTTCGCCCACGGCTTCACCCTGGGCAAGGACTCCCCCGCCGCCGCCCGCATCTGCAAGGGGCTGGCCGAGGAGGGCATCGGCATGCTCCGCTTCGACAACCTCGGCCTCGGCGGCTCCGAGGGCGACTGGGGCGACGGGTCCTTCACGCACAAGGTCGACGACACCGTCCTCGCCGCGGCGCACCTGGCCGAGCGGGGAACTCCCGCGGCTCTGCTCGTGGGGCACTCCTTCGGCGGCGCGGCCGTCCTCGCCGCCGCCGGCCGGATCCCCGGGCTGCAGGCCGTCGTCAGCGTCGGCGCCCCCTCCGAACCCCGCCACGTCGAGCACAACTACGACGCCCTCGTCGACCGCGTCCTCGCCGACGGCCACGCCGAGTGGCTGGTCGGCGGACGCGCCCTGACCCTCAAACGCGCCTTCATCGAGGACGTCCGCGCCGCCGACCTCAAGCAGCACGTGCGGCACCTCACCGTCCCGCTGCTCGTCATGCACTCGCCCACCGACTCCACCGTCAACGTCGAGAACGCCAGCGCCATCTTCCGCGCCGCCCCCCACCCGCGCAGCTTCATCTCCCTCGAAGGCTCCGACCACCTGCTCACCGCCCGCGGGCAGGCTCGCCGCGCCGCCCGGATCATCAGCGCCTGGGCCGACCAGTACCTCACCGCACCAGAGCGAACCTCCGCGCCACCCGGTCCGTGA
- a CDS encoding ThiF family adenylyltransferase: protein MRPLVEPGPDLTPAQRERYSRHLLLPEIGELGQRRLLAARVLVVGAGGLGSPALLYLAAAGVGTIGVVDDDVVEASNLQRQVLHGTGDVGRAKVDSAADAVARLDPAITVVRHRERLTSASAARTVAGYDLVLDGSDTFETRYLVNDALVAAGRPWVWGAVLRFDGHVSVFDPAGATYRDLFPTAPPPGSVPSCGEAGVLGGVCAAVASVMVTEAVKLLTGAGRPLLGRVLVHDALAMTWRELPLRPDPRRTGPEHLPTVTVADLLSRPGAVVVDVREPDERARGLIPGSLTLPLGELLADPAALPDGPVVLHCARGSRSAQALRAVLATGRTDVVHLDGGFAAWCAAGGPVD, encoded by the coding sequence GTGAGGCCCCTGGTCGAGCCGGGACCGGACCTGACTCCCGCGCAGCGCGAGCGCTACTCGCGGCACCTGCTGCTGCCCGAGATCGGCGAGCTGGGCCAGCGCCGCCTGCTGGCCGCACGGGTCCTGGTCGTCGGGGCGGGGGGCCTGGGGTCCCCGGCCCTGCTGTACCTCGCCGCGGCCGGGGTCGGGACGATCGGGGTGGTCGACGACGACGTCGTGGAGGCCTCCAACCTCCAGCGGCAGGTCCTGCACGGGACGGGCGACGTCGGGCGGGCCAAGGTCGACAGCGCCGCGGACGCCGTGGCCCGGCTCGACCCCGCGATCACGGTCGTCCGCCATCGCGAACGGCTCACGAGCGCCTCCGCGGCCCGGACCGTCGCCGGCTACGACCTCGTCCTGGACGGCTCCGACACCTTCGAGACCCGGTACCTCGTCAACGACGCCCTCGTCGCCGCCGGCCGGCCGTGGGTGTGGGGTGCGGTCCTGCGCTTCGACGGGCACGTCAGCGTCTTCGACCCGGCCGGGGCCACGTACCGGGACCTCTTCCCGACGGCCCCGCCACCGGGGTCGGTGCCCAGCTGCGGGGAGGCCGGTGTCCTCGGCGGCGTCTGCGCCGCCGTCGCCTCCGTCATGGTGACCGAGGCCGTCAAGCTGCTCACGGGTGCCGGCCGCCCGCTCCTCGGCCGCGTCCTCGTCCACGACGCCCTCGCCATGACGTGGCGCGAGCTCCCGCTGCGCCCCGACCCCCGCCGCACCGGACCCGAGCACCTGCCGACGGTGACGGTCGCCGACCTGCTCAGCAGGCCCGGGGCGGTCGTGGTCGACGTCCGGGAACCGGACGAACGCGCCCGGGGACTCATCCCGGGCTCGCTCACCCTGCCGCTGGGGGAGCTCCTCGCCGACCCCGCCGCCCTGCCCGACGGTCCGGTGGTCCTGCACTGCGCGCGCGGATCCCGCTCCGCGCAGGCCCTGCGGGCCGTGCTCGCCACCGGGCGCACCGACGTCGTGCACCTCGACGGGGGCTTCGCGGCCTGGTGCGCAGCCGGGGGACCGGTCGACTGA
- the ilvD gene encoding dihydroxy-acid dehydratase — protein sequence MPALRSRTSTHGRNMAGARALWRATGMTDGDFGKPIVAIANSYTQFVPGHVHLKDMGDLVAGAIAEAGGVSKEFNTIAVDDGIAMGHSGMLYSLPSRELIADSVEYMVNAHQADALVCISNCDKITPGMLMAALRLNIPVVFVSGGPMEAGKAVVVDGVAHAPTDLITAIAASASEQVTQDGLDAVERSACPTCGSCSGMFTANSMNCLTEALGLSLPGNGSTLATHAARRDLFLRAGSLIVELARQYYDGDDESVLPRSIANRAAFSNAMALDVAMGGSTNTVLHILGAAQEAELDFTLADIDAISRRVPCLSKVAPNSDFHMEDMHRAGGIPAILGELWRAGLLDESVRTVHSPDLASWLSAWDVRAENPSDVAVELFHAAPGGVRTTEAFSTQNRWNSLDLDAEDGCVRDLAHAYTVDGGLAVLEGNLAAEGAVVKTAGIDPSLFHFEGEAIVFESQEDAVTGILSGAVKPGHVVVIRYEGPAGGPGMQEMLHPTSFIKGRGLGKVCALVTDGRFSGGSSGISIGHVSPEAWAGGLIGLVEDGDRIEIDVETRGLHLRVDDEVLAERRAKMESSERPWEPLQRDRPLTAALRAYAAMATSASTGAVRRVPERTHRR from the coding sequence GTGCCCGCGTTGCGTTCCCGTACCTCGACCCACGGCCGGAACATGGCCGGTGCCCGCGCGTTGTGGCGTGCCACCGGCATGACCGACGGCGACTTCGGGAAACCCATCGTCGCGATCGCCAACTCCTACACCCAGTTCGTGCCCGGGCACGTGCACCTGAAGGACATGGGCGACCTCGTCGCCGGGGCGATCGCCGAGGCCGGTGGGGTCTCGAAGGAGTTCAACACCATCGCCGTCGACGACGGCATCGCGATGGGGCACTCGGGGATGCTGTACTCGCTGCCGAGCCGCGAGCTCATCGCCGACTCCGTCGAGTACATGGTGAACGCCCACCAGGCCGACGCCCTGGTCTGCATCTCCAACTGCGACAAGATCACCCCGGGCATGCTGATGGCGGCCCTGCGGCTGAACATCCCCGTCGTCTTCGTCTCCGGGGGGCCGATGGAGGCCGGCAAGGCGGTCGTGGTGGACGGGGTCGCCCACGCCCCGACCGACCTCATCACCGCGATCGCGGCGTCGGCCTCGGAACAGGTCACCCAGGACGGCCTCGACGCCGTCGAACGCTCCGCGTGCCCGACCTGCGGGTCCTGCTCGGGGATGTTCACCGCGAACTCCATGAACTGCCTCACCGAGGCCCTCGGACTGTCGCTGCCCGGCAACGGGTCCACGCTGGCCACGCACGCCGCGCGCAGAGACCTGTTCCTGCGGGCCGGATCGCTGATCGTGGAACTGGCCAGGCAGTACTACGACGGGGACGACGAGTCGGTCCTGCCGCGCAGCATCGCCAACCGGGCCGCCTTCTCGAACGCCATGGCGCTCGACGTGGCGATGGGCGGGTCGACGAACACCGTCCTGCACATCCTGGGCGCCGCCCAGGAGGCCGAGCTCGACTTCACCCTCGCCGACATCGACGCGATCAGCCGTCGTGTCCCGTGCCTGTCGAAGGTCGCCCCGAACTCCGACTTCCACATGGAGGACATGCACCGGGCCGGGGGGATCCCCGCGATCCTCGGCGAGCTGTGGCGCGCGGGACTGCTCGACGAGTCGGTGCGCACGGTCCACTCGCCCGACCTCGCGTCGTGGCTGTCCGCGTGGGACGTGCGCGCCGAGAACCCGAGCGACGTGGCCGTGGAGCTGTTCCACGCCGCGCCGGGCGGTGTCCGCACCACGGAGGCGTTCTCGACGCAGAACCGGTGGAACTCCCTGGACCTGGACGCCGAGGACGGGTGCGTGCGCGACCTCGCGCACGCCTACACCGTCGACGGCGGGCTGGCCGTCCTGGAGGGGAACCTCGCGGCCGAGGGGGCGGTCGTCAAGACGGCGGGCATCGACCCGTCGCTGTTCCACTTCGAGGGCGAGGCGATCGTCTTCGAGTCCCAGGAGGACGCGGTCACGGGCATCCTGTCCGGTGCCGTGAAGCCCGGGCACGTCGTGGTGATCCGCTACGAGGGACCGGCTGGTGGGCCGGGGATGCAGGAGATGCTGCACCCGACGTCGTTCATCAAGGGCCGGGGCCTGGGCAAGGTCTGCGCCCTCGTCACCGACGGGCGGTTCTCGGGGGGTTCCAGCGGCATCTCGATCGGGCACGTGTCGCCCGAGGCGTGGGCCGGTGGCCTCATCGGGCTCGTCGAGGACGGGGACCGGATCGAGATCGACGTCGAGACCCGCGGTCTGCACCTGCGCGTCGACGACGAGGTGCTCGCCGAGCGCCGCGCCAAGATGGAGTCCTCCGAGCGGCCCTGGGAGCCGCTGCAGCGCGACCGCCCGCTGACGGCCGCGCTGCGCGCCTACGCCGCGATGGCGACGTCGGCGTCCACGGGGGCGGTGCGCAGGGTGCCCGAACGCACGCACCGGCGCTGA
- a CDS encoding GNAT family N-acetyltransferase: MTTSGYEVERIEISSLTPQQRNEWDTLHGRQTGVSNPFTSSDWVLEWYRSYVPEPARQHLLWIRDTNGALAGVAPFYEQTVGPRRLPVGRRLVLVGYGLGTALELPQVLTTTADARAVHQAVVRWTRDAGADWSEVSIARDQAWFEPGWVEDTTAEAPHYSHRAARACVVLPLTGTWDEMRGGLKRNLKESLRRSRNRLTKSGRSWHVRTLEGSEVDETAVHRFFALHSARAGFDGTTSSHPDVYADATRRDMLVRLVPKLAQAKEASLVELVVDDQVVAVQLALHSAGTSYVHSSGLNPEYWEFSAVTLLQAELVQAAITRGDRYVNFSPGPNVAKMRWSETVHVVDDFAYATGGRTAGLRFLAFSQLSAVKQYRHAVSVARANSPAPKPTPGSGSQGSPS; encoded by the coding sequence GTGACGACCAGCGGGTACGAGGTCGAGCGGATCGAGATCAGCTCACTCACCCCACAGCAACGCAACGAGTGGGACACGCTCCACGGCCGGCAGACCGGCGTGAGCAACCCCTTCACCAGTTCCGACTGGGTCCTGGAGTGGTACCGCAGCTACGTGCCCGAGCCCGCCCGGCAGCACCTGCTGTGGATCCGGGACACCAACGGGGCGCTCGCGGGCGTCGCCCCCTTCTACGAGCAGACCGTGGGCCCCCGCCGGCTGCCCGTCGGCCGCCGCCTCGTCCTCGTCGGCTACGGCCTCGGCACCGCCCTCGAACTGCCGCAGGTGCTCACCACCACCGCCGACGCCCGCGCCGTCCACCAGGCCGTCGTCCGCTGGACCCGCGACGCCGGCGCCGACTGGTCCGAGGTCTCCATCGCCCGCGACCAGGCGTGGTTCGAACCCGGCTGGGTCGAGGACACCACCGCCGAAGCACCGCACTACAGCCACCGCGCAGCCCGCGCCTGCGTCGTCCTGCCCCTCACCGGAACCTGGGACGAGATGCGCGGCGGCCTCAAGCGCAACCTCAAGGAGAGCCTGCGCCGCAGCCGCAACCGGCTCACCAAGAGCGGCCGCAGCTGGCACGTCCGGACCCTCGAGGGGTCCGAGGTCGACGAGACCGCCGTCCACCGGTTCTTCGCCCTGCACTCCGCCCGCGCCGGTTTCGACGGCACCACCTCCAGCCACCCGGACGTCTACGCCGACGCCACCCGCCGCGACATGCTCGTCCGCCTCGTGCCGAAACTGGCCCAGGCCAAGGAGGCCAGCCTCGTCGAACTCGTCGTCGACGACCAGGTCGTGGCCGTCCAGCTCGCCCTGCACTCCGCCGGCACCTCCTACGTGCACTCCTCCGGCCTGAACCCCGAGTACTGGGAGTTCTCCGCCGTCACCCTCCTGCAGGCCGAACTCGTCCAGGCCGCCATCACCCGCGGGGACCGGTACGTGAACTTCTCCCCCGGCCCCAACGTCGCCAAGATGCGCTGGAGCGAGACCGTGCACGTCGTCGACGACTTCGCCTACGCCACCGGGGGGCGCACCGCCGGGCTGCGGTTCCTCGCCTTCTCCCAGCTGTCCGCCGTCAAGCAGTACCGGCACGCCGTGTCCGTCGCCCGCGCCAACAGCCCCGCCCCGAAACCCACCCCCGGCTCCGGCTCCCAGGGCTCACCCAGCTGA
- a CDS encoding glycosyl hydrolase, with protein sequence MDTNDSPAPRTPRRRGLRPLGAAVALALGAAALTATPAVAASPGSDRSPGWLSGRSGTSRGAAEITSTWADDDSSAVSLGQLAPGGELGSWCGSLDLAVGAFTSGTWRDAADGGHDDLWRRSLTALREKWTALQDRCRAAGDPTPNTLYVRFAHEANGNWYDWSIRDTDPATVKAAWARYSRLKDEILPGAELVMSLNRESLGMSRPWTDYFPGRDVVDVLGVDYYNQYPYVASQGQWDASVDDTSGGGPLGLQAHLDFARSVGLPLSVNEWSGNADEGDSPVFVENMHRFFATHAGGGAGELLYEVQFNVDRDGGRWSLTPGRTRMPRSAQAYADLF encoded by the coding sequence ATGGACACGAACGACAGCCCCGCCCCCCGCACCCCCCGCCGACGGGGCCTGCGCCCGCTCGGCGCAGCGGTGGCCCTCGCCCTCGGCGCAGCCGCCCTGACGGCCACCCCCGCCGTCGCCGCCTCCCCCGGCTCCGACCGCTCGCCCGGCTGGCTCTCGGGCCGCTCCGGCACCAGCCGCGGCGCAGCCGAGATCACCTCGACCTGGGCCGACGACGACTCCTCGGCCGTCTCCCTCGGCCAGCTCGCTCCCGGGGGCGAGCTCGGTTCCTGGTGCGGCTCCCTGGACCTCGCCGTGGGTGCCTTCACCTCCGGCACCTGGCGCGACGCCGCGGACGGCGGCCACGACGACCTCTGGCGCCGGTCCCTCACGGCCCTGCGGGAGAAGTGGACCGCGCTGCAGGACCGTTGCCGCGCCGCCGGCGACCCGACGCCCAACACCCTCTACGTGCGCTTCGCCCACGAGGCGAACGGCAACTGGTACGACTGGTCCATCCGGGACACCGACCCCGCGACCGTCAAGGCCGCGTGGGCCCGCTACAGCCGCTTGAAGGACGAGATCCTGCCGGGCGCCGAGCTCGTGATGTCCCTCAACCGGGAATCGCTGGGGATGTCCCGTCCCTGGACCGACTACTTCCCCGGCCGCGACGTCGTGGACGTCCTGGGGGTCGACTACTACAACCAGTACCCCTACGTCGCCTCCCAGGGGCAGTGGGACGCCTCCGTGGACGACACCTCCGGTGGCGGACCGCTGGGTCTGCAGGCGCACCTGGACTTCGCGCGGTCCGTGGGGCTGCCGCTGTCGGTGAACGAGTGGTCGGGCAACGCCGACGAGGGTGACTCCCCGGTGTTCGTCGAGAACATGCACCGCTTCTTCGCCACCCACGCCGGGGGCGGAGCCGGTGAGCTGCTCTACGAGGTGCAGTTCAACGTCGACCGCGACGGCGGGCGATGGTCGCTGACCCCGGGTCGCACTCGGATGCCCCGCTCGGCACAGGCGTACGCCGACCTCTTCTGA